The DNA window GTCAAATTCCCACAGATAAATGGCCTGCCAGCGACCAAGATCCAGACGTCCATCCCGTACAGCCACCAGCTCCGAAGCACCAATCAGCGAAGCCTTTACATGGGCATCGGAATTGCCCTCAATATGCCTGTAATCCGGATCCACGGGAACAAGGCGGGAAAGGGTTCTGATCATGTCTTCCTGAACATCCGGGTCGGCATTTTCATTGAGGGTAATGGCTGCTGTGGTGTGGGGCACAAAAATATGACAAAGCCCCCATTCCATTCCGGAAGCTGTCACAAACTCCTGTACCCGCGCTGTGATATCCACAAGTTCTTTTCGTGTGGAAGACTGAACTTTAATATACATAGAACTTTTCCCCGCAACTCATGGAAACGGTAAAAAAAAGGCCCTGCCATGGCAGGACCTTTTTATCATAAACTCATTTTCCCAGCAGCGTAGATTAAACGCAGCCGGTAGGCTTGGGAAGGCCAGCCATTTTACAGGCTCCCTTGCCAGGGCCTGAGGGGAAAAGCTCATAGATGTGCTTCAGTTTGAAGCCGGTAAGCTTGGAAAGAACACGTACCATGGGAGCAATACCGTTCTTCTTGTAGTAATCCTGAAGGATGTTGATAACGCCCCAGTGCTCGTCGGTCAGTACATCAATGCCTTCTTCTTTCATGCAGTGTTCAACCCATTCTTCGGTATAGGTGTTGAAATCTTCAAGAAAGCCATCCTCATCCACAACAAACTTTTTCCCTTTGAATTCTATTTCTGCCATTTTCTAAAAACCTCCTGTAATTAAGATATCATCTTTATGGGGGAGTCCCGTTATATCCTTAACTTTTTCTTAGCGTACCTACCTAACGAAACAAGCACGGCTTGTCAATAAGCAAGATGTATTTACATCATTCCTTAAGGGGTGTCAAACTTTTGCAAACATCCACTACCTGAAACAAAGCGATTTCCAGCATAAAAAAACGACCGCT is part of the Desulfobotulus mexicanus genome and encodes:
- a CDS encoding secondary thiamine-phosphate synthase enzyme YjbQ, coding for MYIKVQSSTRKELVDITARVQEFVTASGMEWGLCHIFVPHTTAAITLNENADPDVQEDMIRTLSRLVPVDPDYRHIEGNSDAHVKASLIGASELVAVRDGRLDLGRWQAIYLWEFDGPRRREVRIMLMPQQERGL
- a CDS encoding TusE/DsrC/DsvC family sulfur relay protein, giving the protein MAEIEFKGKKFVVDEDGFLEDFNTYTEEWVEHCMKEEGIDVLTDEHWGVINILQDYYKKNGIAPMVRVLSKLTGFKLKHIYELFPSGPGKGACKMAGLPKPTGCV